Proteins co-encoded in one Callospermophilus lateralis isolate mCalLat2 chromosome 2, mCalLat2.hap1, whole genome shotgun sequence genomic window:
- the Wnt11 gene encoding protein Wnt-11 — protein sequence MRARPQVCEALLFALALQTGVCYGIKWLALSKTPAALALNQTQHCKQLEGLVSAQVQLCRSNLELMHTIVRAAREVTKACRRAFADMRWNCSSIELAPNYLLDLERGTRESAFVYALSAAAISHAIARACTSGDLPGCSCGPVPGEPPGPGNRWGGCADNLSYGLLMGAKFSDAPMKVKKTGSQANKLMRLHNSEVGRQALRASLETKCKCHGVSGSCSIRTCWKGLQELRDVAADLKTRYLSATKVVHRPMGTRKHLVPKDLDIRPVKDSELVYLQSSPDFCMKNEKVGSHGTQDRQCNKTSNGSDSCDLMCCGRGYNPYTDRVVERCRCKYHWCCYVTCHSCERTVERYVCK from the exons ATGAGGGCGCGGCCGCAGGTCTGCGAGGCTCTGCTCTTCGCCCTGGCACTCCAGACCGGCGTGTGCTATGGCATCAAGTGGCT GGCGCTGTCCAAGACGCCGGCCGCCCTGGCGCTGAACCAGACGCAGCACTGCAAGCAGCTGGAGGGCCTGGTGTCTGCACAGGTCCAGCTGTGCCGCAGCAACCTGGAGCTCATGCATACCATCGTGCGCGCCGCCCGCGAGGTCACCAAGGCCTGCCGCAGGGCCTTCGCCGACATGCGCTGGAACTGTTCCTCCATTGAGCTCGCCCCCAACTACCTGCTTGACCTGGAGAGAG GGACCCGGGAGTCGGCCTTCGTGTATGCGCTGTCGGCGGCCGCCATCAGCCACGCCATCGCCCGGGCCTGCACCTCTGGCGACCTGCCCGGCTGCTCCTGCGGCCCCGTCCCAGGTGAGCCACCCGGGCCTGGGAACCGCTGGGGAGGATGTGCGGACAACCTCAGCTACGGGCTCCTCATGGGAGCCAAGTTTTCCGATGCTCCTATGAAGGTGAAAAAAACAGGATCCCAAGCCAATAAACTGATGCGTCTACACAACAGTGAAGTGGGGAGACAG GCTCTACGCGCCTCTTTGGAAACGAAGTGTAAGTGCCATGGGGTGTCTGGCTCCTGCTCCATCCGCACCTGCTGGAAGGGGCTGCAGGAGCTGCGGGACGTGGCCGCTGACCTCAAGACCCGCTACCTGTCGGCCACCAAGGTAGTTCACCGACCCATGGGCACCCGCAAGCACCTGGTGCCCAAGGACCTGGATATCCGGCCTGTGAAGGACTCAGAACTCGTCTATCTGCAGAGCTCGCCCGACTTCTGCATGAAGAACGAGAAGGTGGGCTCCCACGGCACACAGGACAG GCAGTGCAACAAGACGTCCAACGGCAGTGACAGCTGCGACCTCATGTGCTGTGGCCGTGGCTACAACCCCTACACGGACCGCGTGGTAGAGCGGTGCCGCTGCAAGTATCACTGGTGCTGCTACGTCACCTGCCACAGCTGCGAGCGCACCGTGGAGCGCTACGTCTGCAAGTGA